Proteins encoded by one window of Synechococcus sp. WH 7805:
- a CDS encoding flavin reductase family protein, with protein MTLDLEAKKTLLRKIPHGLFICGVAEGDAVNGFTASWVTQGSFEPPLVVMAVKADSTSNGMIQRTGRFSLNVLASDQKDLAAVFFKPQSAVGGRFEAAPYELGPLGLPILKDGLGGVECQVVGQLAHGDHTVFIGEVKSSLLHRDAPALELSATGWQYGG; from the coding sequence ATGACTCTCGATCTTGAAGCGAAGAAAACGTTGTTGCGGAAAATCCCCCATGGACTGTTTATCTGCGGCGTTGCCGAGGGTGATGCGGTGAATGGATTCACGGCGAGCTGGGTGACACAGGGTTCCTTTGAACCACCTCTCGTGGTGATGGCCGTGAAAGCCGACAGCACCAGCAACGGAATGATTCAGCGCACAGGTCGTTTTTCGCTCAACGTGCTCGCCAGCGATCAGAAAGACCTGGCTGCGGTTTTCTTCAAGCCTCAATCCGCCGTTGGTGGACGCTTCGAGGCAGCACCCTATGAATTGGGGCCTCTCGGTTTGCCAATTCTCAAAGATGGCCTTGGGGGAGTGGAGTGCCAAGTGGTAGGCCAGCTCGCCCACGGCGACCATACGGTTTTTATCGGTGAAGTGAAATCTTCCCTGCTCCATCGCGATGCTCCTGCACTCGAGCTCAGTGCAACGGGCTGGCAGTACGGAGGGTGA
- the psb28 gene encoding photosystem II reaction center protein Psb28 encodes MADGDKAAIQFFRGTDEPVVPDIRLTRSRDGRTGQATFIFEQPEALAPETLGNIAGMWMVDEEGEMVTREVNGKFVNGKPSALEATYTWKTEQDFERFMRFAERYAETKGLGYSQNSSDNEGADEESEV; translated from the coding sequence ATGGCAGACGGCGACAAGGCAGCGATTCAGTTCTTCCGCGGTACAGATGAACCCGTTGTGCCTGATATCCGGCTCACCCGCAGCCGGGATGGACGGACCGGTCAGGCCACATTCATCTTTGAGCAACCTGAGGCTCTGGCTCCTGAAACTCTCGGCAATATTGCTGGAATGTGGATGGTGGATGAGGAAGGTGAGATGGTGACCCGAGAGGTCAATGGCAAATTCGTCAACGGCAAGCCATCGGCCTTGGAGGCCACTTACACCTGGAAAACGGAGCAGGATTTTGAACGCTTCATGCGTTTTGCTGAACGCTACGCCGAGACCAAAGGACTCGGTTATTCGCAAAACTCGAGTGACAATGAAGGCGCCGACGAAGAATCTGAAGTGTGA
- a CDS encoding AI-2E family transporter, with product MKFQHWLGLAALLISGLLLWSLRDVLIHLFAGVVLAMALCTLVGALRERWSLPRPLALLVCLLGLASVVAIAVAVILPPFFSQFQQLLLQLPAAARALQQIVTGWLNSASSLVYGQDAQPAFTPSNLSNGLSGLPSGSALASGVTGSLKGVLGLAGNVGNGLVQLLFVIAVTLMVSIQPMAYREVGIQLVPSFYRRRARSILLQCGEALSSWMIGVLISSCCVAVLAGIGLTLLGVKLVVANALLAGLLNVIPNVGPTLSTVFPMSVALVDAPWKALAVLALYVVVQNVESYVITPSVMQHQVNLLPGLTLTAQFIFTVLFGPLGLLMALPLAVVLQVIIREIVIHDLLDPWKKRRVNA from the coding sequence GTGAAGTTTCAGCATTGGCTTGGGTTAGCGGCATTGCTGATTTCCGGGCTACTGCTCTGGAGCCTGCGTGACGTTCTGATTCACCTCTTCGCAGGGGTTGTGTTGGCAATGGCTCTCTGCACCTTGGTGGGAGCCCTACGTGAGCGCTGGTCCCTGCCGAGGCCATTGGCACTTCTGGTGTGTTTGCTCGGGTTGGCGTCCGTGGTCGCCATCGCGGTGGCGGTGATTCTTCCTCCGTTCTTCAGCCAGTTTCAGCAGCTCCTGCTGCAACTTCCGGCTGCCGCCAGGGCACTGCAGCAGATCGTCACCGGATGGCTGAATTCTGCTTCATCCCTTGTTTACGGCCAGGACGCTCAACCTGCGTTCACCCCGTCGAATCTCTCCAACGGCCTCTCGGGACTCCCGAGCGGCTCGGCTCTTGCCTCTGGAGTGACCGGAAGCCTCAAAGGAGTTCTTGGGTTGGCAGGAAATGTCGGCAACGGTCTTGTTCAGCTGCTGTTCGTGATTGCCGTGACCTTGATGGTCAGCATCCAGCCGATGGCCTATCGGGAGGTGGGGATTCAGTTGGTTCCCTCGTTCTATCGACGCAGAGCGAGAAGCATCCTGCTCCAATGTGGTGAAGCGCTCAGCAGCTGGATGATCGGTGTGTTGATCAGCTCGTGCTGTGTGGCAGTGCTTGCCGGCATTGGCCTGACGCTACTCGGCGTCAAACTGGTTGTCGCGAACGCACTCCTGGCTGGTCTTCTCAACGTGATCCCAAACGTGGGACCAACTCTCAGCACGGTGTTTCCCATGTCGGTTGCCCTGGTGGATGCGCCTTGGAAAGCTCTTGCCGTCTTAGCTCTTTACGTGGTGGTTCAGAACGTCGAAAGCTACGTGATTACTCCTTCAGTGATGCAGCACCAGGTGAATCTGCTTCCGGGTCTCACGCTCACTGCCCAATTCATCTTCACGGTGCTTTTTGGCCCACTGGGTCTGCTGATGGCCCTGCCGCTCGCGGTTGTCCTTCAGGTGATCATCCGTGAAATCGTGATTCACGACCTTCTCGACCCCTGGAAAAAGAGACGGGTTAACGCATGA
- a CDS encoding AI-2E family transporter yields MNPRNLLAALTLVVLALLVWQLRWVLLVLFGAVVLAVALDVPVHMLIKRFSMQRPLALLLVVVVLAIGGMVVMRLLLPELITQFGQLTSLLPSLLGKVRTILSSQPLLAELNQSIPDQFSWDKVQPVGFQLLGVAGGAANGFIQVLLMSLLAVLLALDPEAHRRMVIAATPRPARDAMAEVLNRCRAALGGWLAGMTLSATAVFLLTWAGLAALQVPLALLSALVCGVLTFVPTIGPTAATVLPLGIALLISPTLMVQVLVLRLVIQNLEAFLLTPILLRRTVNLLPTVALTSQLSLGALLGLPGVLLALPLVVVLQVGMEQIVVKRIMDRWT; encoded by the coding sequence ATGAATCCTCGCAACCTGCTGGCTGCTCTCACCTTGGTGGTGCTGGCCCTGCTGGTGTGGCAGCTGCGTTGGGTTCTCCTCGTCCTGTTTGGTGCTGTCGTGCTTGCTGTCGCTCTGGATGTGCCGGTGCACATGTTGATCAAACGCTTCAGCATGCAACGTCCTCTGGCACTCCTTCTCGTGGTGGTGGTGCTGGCAATCGGTGGAATGGTGGTCATGCGCCTGCTTCTACCAGAGCTGATCACGCAGTTCGGGCAGCTCACGTCTCTTCTGCCAAGCCTTCTTGGGAAAGTACGCACCATCCTGTCAAGCCAGCCCCTGCTTGCGGAACTGAATCAATCCATTCCAGACCAGTTCAGCTGGGACAAGGTTCAACCCGTGGGGTTTCAGCTCCTGGGAGTCGCCGGTGGAGCTGCCAACGGCTTCATTCAGGTTTTGCTCATGAGCCTTCTTGCTGTTCTCCTCGCCCTTGATCCCGAAGCTCATCGCCGCATGGTGATCGCGGCGACTCCAAGGCCTGCACGGGACGCCATGGCTGAAGTGCTCAACCGTTGCAGGGCGGCTCTCGGAGGATGGTTGGCTGGAATGACACTTTCGGCAACAGCTGTCTTTCTTCTGACCTGGGCCGGTCTGGCCGCCCTGCAGGTTCCGCTTGCATTGTTGAGTGCCTTGGTCTGCGGCGTTCTCACTTTTGTCCCCACAATCGGCCCAACCGCTGCCACGGTTCTTCCCCTGGGAATCGCCCTGCTCATCTCTCCGACCCTGATGGTGCAGGTGCTGGTGCTGCGATTAGTGATTCAAAACCTCGAAGCCTTTCTTCTCACTCCCATCCTTTTGCGCAGAACCGTGAATCTGTTGCCCACGGTGGCACTCACGTCTCAACTCAGCCTGGGAGCACTGCTCGGACTTCCAGGCGTTCTCTTAGCGCTCCCTCTCGTCGTTGTACTTCAGGTGGGGATGGAGCAGATCGTGGTCAAACGCATCATGGACCGATGGACATAG